The following coding sequences lie in one Amycolatopsis cihanbeyliensis genomic window:
- a CDS encoding AfsR/SARP family transcriptional regulator, giving the protein MKFRLLGPLQVHDGTGWTGIGAAKPRLLLATLLVHAPQVLTVDRIGCELWGDHRPKTAATQVHGYILRLRRLLGDREGRVLGTVAPGYRLLLGEEDTDLRVFATQVEDGHRALREGDPERAADRLAGALALWRGPAFADVPASATISAAAGRLAEQRLDAIDARVDADLECGRHATLIGELARLVEEHPLRERSWRRLMLAQFSAGRTAEALRTYQRARELLVEELGIEPGAELRELHQRILEGDPARAGSGQPAVVVPRICQLPADVPDFTGRREELDELAALLTGRSPEEPPVVAVVSGGPGIGKSTLALHAARRAAGNFPDGQLYLDLEGTSPQPRAPAVVLAEVLHALGVTGAAVPEGLGARAALYRSLLTGRRMLLVLDDAAGTEQVRWLQPPTGTCAAIVTSRGVLTGLPGARHTELDVLDEPDAHALFTRIVGADRVRREPADAAAILRACGHLPLAIRIAAGKLLGRPAWSLRVLGERLDDESRRLSELRLGDLGVRASFDLSVHNLAPDAGHALRLLGLLGPQTVPGWVIGPLLDREHAEDELDELVDANLVRIVTTDGNGEARYRLHDLLRAYAVEGAESIPRAERRAAVGRLLATWLDLASRAADALPPSLFRPPRGSAPRRRAPADVWGRAVADPVSWFEAERAGLLGAVRLAAEWGPAESAWELAAVAVSYYDHHSRHEDWQRGHEAALDAVRRDGNRLGEAVLLRGIAQVHIYRDRMPEATATMERSVELFRQVGDKLGEGLATAGLGTIHRVLCQPGPALEQAERALELVAAAGDRHTEAQLMSAIGTMRLAQDEPEKARSWFAEALSLCRTLGDRHREAVVLREMSESQEPDTALGQLRAALRIFRDLGDDRCVAYTLVKSGEVHARRADRAHAVPDLERAAEIFRRNGSRLDEARCWELLGSVEADRGNTPEARRYLDRARTLRRSVATSAGSGA; this is encoded by the coding sequence GTGAAGTTCCGGCTTCTGGGGCCGTTGCAGGTACATGACGGTACCGGGTGGACCGGGATCGGAGCGGCCAAGCCGCGGCTGCTGCTGGCCACCCTGCTCGTGCACGCGCCCCAGGTGCTGACCGTCGACCGGATCGGGTGCGAACTCTGGGGCGATCACCGGCCCAAGACGGCCGCCACCCAGGTGCACGGCTACATCCTGCGACTGCGCCGCCTGCTCGGCGACCGCGAGGGCCGCGTGCTCGGCACCGTGGCCCCCGGCTACCGGCTCCTGCTCGGGGAGGAGGACACCGACCTGCGGGTCTTCGCGACCCAGGTCGAAGACGGCCACCGGGCATTGCGGGAGGGCGATCCCGAACGCGCCGCCGACCGGCTCGCCGGCGCGCTCGCGCTCTGGCGCGGGCCTGCCTTCGCCGACGTGCCCGCCTCGGCGACGATCAGTGCCGCGGCGGGCAGGCTGGCGGAGCAGCGACTCGACGCGATCGACGCCAGGGTGGACGCCGACCTCGAGTGTGGCCGGCACGCGACGCTCATCGGCGAGCTGGCCCGCCTTGTCGAGGAGCACCCGCTGCGGGAACGGTCCTGGCGGCGGCTGATGCTCGCCCAGTTCAGCGCCGGCCGGACGGCGGAGGCCCTGCGGACCTACCAGCGGGCGCGCGAGCTGCTCGTCGAGGAGTTGGGCATCGAGCCGGGGGCGGAGCTGCGCGAGCTGCACCAGCGGATACTGGAGGGCGATCCGGCGCGGGCCGGGTCGGGGCAGCCCGCCGTCGTGGTTCCGCGGATCTGCCAGCTACCCGCCGATGTTCCCGACTTCACCGGCCGCCGCGAGGAGCTCGACGAGCTCGCCGCCTTGCTGACCGGCCGCTCACCCGAGGAGCCACCGGTGGTGGCGGTGGTCTCCGGCGGGCCCGGCATCGGCAAGTCCACCCTTGCGCTGCACGCCGCGCGCCGCGCCGCGGGGAACTTCCCGGACGGTCAGCTCTACCTCGACCTGGAAGGGACCTCGCCGCAGCCGCGTGCCCCCGCGGTCGTGCTCGCCGAGGTGCTGCACGCACTCGGGGTCACCGGCGCGGCGGTGCCGGAAGGCCTCGGCGCCAGGGCCGCGCTCTACCGGTCGTTGCTCACCGGCCGGCGGATGCTGCTGGTCCTTGACGACGCCGCGGGCACCGAGCAGGTCCGCTGGTTGCAGCCCCCGACCGGGACCTGCGCCGCCATCGTGACCAGCCGCGGGGTGCTCACCGGCCTCCCCGGCGCCCGGCACACCGAGCTGGACGTGCTCGACGAGCCCGACGCGCACGCGTTGTTCACCCGCATCGTCGGCGCGGACCGGGTGCGGCGCGAGCCCGCGGACGCGGCCGCCATCCTGCGTGCGTGCGGGCACCTGCCGCTGGCCATCCGGATCGCCGCGGGCAAGCTGCTCGGCCGCCCCGCGTGGTCCCTGCGGGTGCTCGGGGAACGGTTGGACGACGAGTCCCGCAGGCTCTCCGAGCTGCGCCTCGGCGACCTCGGCGTGCGGGCGAGCTTCGATCTCAGCGTGCACAACCTCGCGCCGGACGCCGGGCACGCGCTGCGACTGCTCGGCCTGCTCGGGCCGCAGACGGTGCCCGGTTGGGTGATCGGCCCGCTGCTCGACCGCGAGCATGCCGAGGACGAGCTCGACGAGCTGGTCGACGCCAACCTCGTCCGGATCGTCACCACCGACGGCAACGGGGAGGCCCGTTACCGGCTGCACGACCTCCTGCGCGCCTACGCCGTCGAGGGGGCGGAGTCGATCCCGCGGGCGGAACGCCGCGCCGCGGTGGGCCGGTTGCTCGCCACCTGGCTCGACCTCGCCAGCCGGGCGGCCGACGCCCTGCCGCCCAGCCTGTTCCGGCCGCCGCGTGGCTCGGCGCCACGGCGAAGGGCGCCCGCCGATGTGTGGGGCCGGGCGGTGGCCGATCCGGTGAGCTGGTTCGAGGCCGAACGGGCCGGCCTGCTCGGTGCGGTGCGGCTGGCCGCCGAGTGGGGACCGGCCGAGTCCGCGTGGGAGCTGGCGGCGGTCGCGGTGTCGTACTACGACCACCACAGCAGGCACGAGGACTGGCAGCGCGGGCACGAGGCCGCGCTCGACGCGGTGCGCCGGGACGGCAACCGGCTCGGTGAGGCGGTGCTGCTGCGCGGTATCGCCCAGGTGCACATCTACCGGGATCGGATGCCGGAGGCCACCGCGACCATGGAGCGGTCGGTGGAGTTGTTCCGGCAGGTCGGCGACAAGCTCGGCGAGGGGCTGGCCACCGCGGGGCTCGGCACGATCCACCGCGTGCTCTGCCAGCCGGGACCCGCCCTCGAGCAGGCCGAACGTGCGCTGGAACTGGTGGCCGCGGCCGGGGACCGGCACACCGAGGCGCAGCTGATGAGCGCGATCGGCACGATGCGGCTGGCCCAGGATGAGCCGGAGAAGGCCCGGTCGTGGTTCGCGGAGGCACTCAGCCTGTGCCGCACCCTGGGTGACCGGCACCGGGAGGCGGTGGTCCTGCGCGAGATGAGCGAGTCGCAGGAACCGGACACGGCACTCGGGCAGCTACGCGCGGCGTTGCGGATCTTCCGCGACCTCGGGGACGACCGGTGCGTCGCCTACACGCTGGTGAAGTCGGGCGAGGTGCACGCACGGCGCGCGGATCGGGCGCACGCGGTGCCCGATCTGGAGCGCGCGGCCGAGATCTTCCGCCGGAACGGGTCCCGCCTCGACGAAGCACGGTGCTGGGAGCTACTCGGCTCCGTCGAGGCGGACCGCGGGAACACCCCCGAAGCCCGGCGGTACCTGGACCGGGCGCGAACGCTGCGGCGGTCCGTCGCGACCTCGGCGGGGTCGGGCGCCTGA
- a CDS encoding peptidase inhibitor family I36 protein: MRKTALLASFAAAALAATAFTGVAAADTTSTARNGKCENLEFCLYYNSTLGGSVSDFDRKVSNFAPYVFKGPGAGRGQSVKNNAASACNRMGRYTARIYYNSGYKGPHDDIPPKACRNLSVTYNDNASWKWVLS, translated from the coding sequence ATGCGCAAGACCGCTCTGCTCGCCTCCTTCGCCGCCGCGGCGCTGGCGGCCACGGCCTTCACCGGCGTGGCGGCCGCGGACACCACATCCACCGCCCGGAACGGCAAGTGCGAGAACCTGGAGTTCTGCCTGTACTACAACAGCACCCTGGGTGGCTCGGTCTCGGACTTCGACCGGAAGGTGAGCAACTTCGCGCCCTACGTGTTCAAGGGGCCGGGCGCGGGCAGGGGGCAGTCGGTGAAGAACAACGCCGCTTCCGCCTGTAACCGGATGGGCCGCTACACCGCCCGGATCTACTACAACTCCGGGTACAAGGGCCCGCACGACGACATCCCGCCGAAGGCCTGCCGCAACCTGTCGGTGACCTACAACGACAACGCGTCCTGGAAGTGGGTCCTGTCCTGA
- a CDS encoding alcohol dehydrogenase family protein — protein MRAVLLTGFGGPERLVYREDVPDPSAGAGEVRVRVGAAGMNNTDIWTRQGAYGSAEDPSSITGWRREPPRFPRIQGADVAGRIDQVGQGVPGARIGERVLIDPMLYQGGERDLVTTDYLGSERDGGFAELVTVPAELAHPVHSPLSDAELATFPTAYTTALRMLGRAGLAEGETVLVTGASGGVGSALVQLATARGARVVAVAGAGKHEPVRELGAEAVVDRAAPDLPAALAEALEGRQVEVVADVVAGPSFPALLGVLAPLGRYVVAGGIAGPLVQADLRTVYLRQLQLIGSSFGTHADFAGLLAYLEAGELRPLLAGSFPLRELAAAQEEFERKNFFGKLVVLPGEG, from the coding sequence ATGCGTGCGGTACTGCTCACCGGGTTCGGCGGGCCGGAGCGGCTGGTGTACCGGGAGGATGTGCCGGACCCGTCGGCCGGCGCGGGGGAGGTCCGCGTACGGGTCGGCGCCGCTGGCATGAACAACACCGACATCTGGACCAGGCAGGGCGCATACGGCTCCGCGGAGGACCCGTCCTCGATCACCGGCTGGCGCCGCGAACCGCCGCGCTTTCCCCGGATCCAGGGCGCCGATGTGGCCGGCCGGATCGACCAGGTCGGTCAGGGGGTCCCCGGTGCGCGGATCGGCGAGCGGGTGCTGATCGACCCGATGCTCTACCAGGGTGGCGAGCGGGATCTGGTGACCACCGACTACCTCGGCAGCGAGCGCGACGGTGGGTTCGCCGAGCTGGTCACGGTGCCGGCCGAGCTGGCCCATCCGGTGCACAGTCCGCTCTCCGACGCCGAGCTGGCCACCTTCCCGACCGCGTACACCACCGCGCTGCGGATGCTGGGAAGGGCCGGCCTTGCCGAGGGGGAGACCGTGCTGGTCACCGGGGCCTCCGGCGGCGTGGGCTCGGCGCTGGTCCAGCTCGCCACGGCACGGGGCGCCCGGGTGGTGGCGGTGGCCGGTGCGGGCAAGCACGAGCCGGTGCGCGAGCTGGGCGCCGAGGCGGTGGTGGACCGGGCGGCGCCCGACCTGCCCGCCGCGCTGGCGGAGGCACTGGAAGGGCGGCAGGTCGAGGTGGTCGCCGACGTGGTGGCCGGGCCGTCCTTCCCCGCGCTGCTGGGGGTACTCGCCCCGCTCGGCCGCTACGTGGTCGCCGGCGGGATCGCCGGCCCGCTGGTCCAGGCCGACCTGCGTACCGTCTACCTGCGGCAGCTCCAGCTCATCGGCTCCTCCTTCGGCACCCACGCCGACTTCGCCGGGCTGCTGGCTTATCTGGAGGCCGGCGAGCTGCGCCCGCTGCTCGCCGGGAGCTTCCCGCTGCGCGAGCTGGCCGCGGCGCAGGAGGAGTTCGAGCGGAAGAACTTCTTCGGCAAGCTGGTCGTGTTGCCCGGCGAGGGCTGA
- a CDS encoding glycosyltransferase family protein, with protein MGPAEICFVAGRGGSVFMDEILDVVADAVRRVGGRTRTAIGRFPEPGPDTVYLVVPHEYFIVTPQAELPGPELLARTIGFCVEHPGTLSFERTAQWVPRLACGVDINLDSTAELRRRGNPVEHFQLGYSPLWDHWGGDPDRPRSVDVTYLGTEEARRSRLLGSYWRELESLRTRILTPPHEMMGPPRVDFLPGAAKFAHLADSRMLLNLHRGRSVALEWVRVLEALCNGCVVLTEPSPDIEPLVPGEHLMVARAEALGAVASALAGQPERERELRQAGYEFVRTKLDLPASATMLVETATRLVGGSFDGVQVAGPAAEVGTRLAGGSRQPAESISVSTPSWDVRFSPGPTGPQDPGDPAACAMAVERTRYARRAARRGWQAGRHADLFGEAPRADVDVLVVRRPGEPDPAELVHDLLSGSLLPRRVLLGEDGSASRSTTRPHDTLVHEFPLGRGVTRNTLLRRSGAPRTLVLDAGMRAAKHLLERLLEGGPEQGVAHCPVADPVAGLVGALPAEQRRLDRLPYLGSGYLVHRSVLDAVGGWTEDPLLDGLEDHVFWRRVVAGGQRSTLVQQVLLHRMRPDPAPRPVDLDPRKVWAAANAPGA; from the coding sequence ATGGGGCCCGCGGAAATCTGCTTCGTCGCCGGCCGCGGCGGTTCGGTGTTCATGGACGAGATTCTCGATGTGGTTGCCGACGCGGTCCGCCGCGTCGGTGGCCGCACCCGCACCGCGATCGGCCGGTTCCCCGAGCCGGGTCCGGACACCGTTTACCTGGTGGTGCCGCACGAGTACTTCATCGTGACCCCGCAGGCCGAGCTGCCCGGTCCGGAACTGCTCGCCCGCACCATCGGGTTCTGTGTCGAGCATCCGGGCACGCTCTCCTTCGAGCGCACCGCCCAGTGGGTGCCAAGGCTCGCCTGCGGGGTCGACATCAACCTGGACTCCACCGCCGAGCTGCGCAGGCGGGGCAACCCGGTGGAGCACTTCCAGCTCGGCTACAGCCCGCTCTGGGACCACTGGGGCGGCGACCCGGACAGGCCGCGCTCGGTGGACGTGACCTACCTCGGCACCGAGGAGGCCAGGCGGTCGCGGTTGCTCGGGTCCTACTGGCGCGAACTGGAGTCGCTGCGCACCCGGATACTCACCCCGCCGCACGAGATGATGGGCCCGCCCCGGGTCGACTTCCTCCCGGGTGCCGCGAAGTTCGCCCATCTCGCCGACTCCCGGATGCTGCTGAACCTGCACCGCGGCCGCTCGGTGGCGCTGGAGTGGGTCCGGGTGTTGGAGGCGCTGTGCAACGGCTGCGTGGTACTCACCGAGCCCTCTCCCGACATCGAGCCGCTGGTTCCTGGGGAGCATCTGATGGTGGCCAGGGCCGAGGCGTTGGGAGCCGTCGCGAGCGCGCTGGCCGGGCAGCCGGAGCGGGAACGGGAGCTGCGGCAGGCGGGCTACGAGTTCGTGCGCACCAAGCTCGACCTCCCGGCCTCGGCAACCATGCTGGTCGAGACGGCCACGCGCCTGGTCGGCGGTTCCTTCGACGGCGTGCAGGTGGCCGGCCCGGCTGCCGAGGTGGGTACGCGGCTGGCCGGGGGCAGCAGGCAACCCGCCGAGTCGATCTCGGTCAGCACCCCGTCCTGGGACGTGCGGTTCTCCCCAGGGCCCACCGGCCCGCAGGATCCGGGCGACCCGGCCGCCTGCGCGATGGCCGTGGAACGGACAAGGTACGCGCGCAGGGCGGCTCGCCGGGGCTGGCAGGCGGGTCGCCACGCGGACCTGTTCGGCGAGGCTCCACGCGCCGACGTGGACGTGCTGGTCGTGCGCAGGCCGGGTGAGCCGGACCCGGCCGAGCTGGTGCACGACCTGCTGAGCGGTTCCCTGTTGCCCCGCCGGGTGCTGCTCGGCGAGGACGGTTCCGCCTCGCGTTCGACCACGCGGCCACACGACACGCTGGTGCACGAGTTCCCGCTCGGCCGGGGCGTCACCCGCAACACCCTGCTGCGACGTTCCGGCGCGCCCCGGACGCTGGTGCTGGACGCGGGGATGCGGGCCGCGAAGCACCTGCTGGAGCGGCTGCTGGAAGGCGGGCCCGAGCAGGGGGTGGCGCACTGCCCGGTGGCGGACCCGGTGGCGGGCCTGGTCGGCGCGCTGCCCGCCGAGCAACGCAGGCTGGACCGGCTGCCCTACCTGGGCAGCGGCTACCTGGTGCACCGCTCGGTGCTGGACGCGGTGGGCGGCTGGACCGAGGACCCGCTGCTGGACGGGTTGGAGGACCACGTGTTCTGGCGCCGGGTGGTCGCGGGCGGGCAGCGGAGCACGCTGGTGCAGCAGGTGCTGCTGCACCGCATGCGGCCGGATCCGGCGCCCCGCCCGGTGGATCTCGACCCGCGGAAGGTGTGGGCGGCGGCGAACGCTCCCGGTGCCTGA